Within the Maribacter sp. BPC-D8 genome, the region CGATTATGGTACTACCAATACTAGTTGGTTTGCAAGATTTAGCTCTAAAGTCTCATTACCTGCAAAGGTAGATTGGCAAACGAATGCATTCTATAGAGGTCCGTCTTCTACAGCACAAACAGAAAATGGAGGAATATTCTCTTTGAACTTAGCCTTCAGTAAAGATATTTTGAATGATAATGGAACACTATCTCTTAATGTAAGTGACTTATTAAACTCTAGAAAAAGAAGCTCTTACACAGAAACAGAGTTCTTTACCTCAGATAGTGAGTTTCAATATAGACAACGTCAAATAACAATGGGCTTTGTCTATCGTTTCAACCAACCAAAAGAACGTAACAGAGGTTCTAGAGGAAATGGTGGCGATGAAGGTGGAGAAGAAATTGAAGGATAAAAAACGGTTATAACAAGACACAAAAAAAAGGAGCCAATAGGCTCCTTTTTTTATACTGTATTATTTATGCTTCTCTTGCGGCTTTTTTCTTGTCGCGTCTTTCTTTCAATAATTCTATAATGTTACCTCCTAACCAGTAAGGAACAACGAATAATAACAAAAACATCATTAGCCAAAAACCAATGGTTAATATGGTTAAAAAAGCTAAAAATCCTAAATATTGGTCAAAATCAAACATATCTTATTACTTATATATTGCAAAGATACCATAAACGAATTATTTTTTGCAAACGTTCTGCAAAATTAATTTCAATAATCTCAACAATGTTCTCACAATTAAAATAAATGTAAACCTTATTTTTGAAGTTATAAAATAAGTTAACTTAAGATTCATTAAAATATACTATTATGAAATTTAGAATCGAGAAAGATACTATGGGTAATGTCGAAGTTCCCAAAGACAAATATTGGGGAGCGCAAACGGAACGTTCTCGTAACAATTTTAAAATAGGTCCAATAGCCTCAATGCCATTAGACATTGTTTATGGTTTTGCCTATTTGAAGAAATCTGCAGCTTATGCTAACTGTGAGCTTGGTGTTTTAGCAGCGGAGAAAAGAGATTTAATTGCACAGGTTTGCGAAGAGATTTTAGAAGGCAAACTAGATGACCAGTTTCCTCTAGTAATTTGGCAAACAGGTTCTGGTACTCAAAGTAACATGAACGTTAATGAAGTTGTTGCAAACAGAGCACATGAAATTGCCGGTAAAGTAATCGGTGAAGGCGAGAAAACAATTCAGCCGAATGATGATGTAAACAAATCGCAATCATCAAATGACACCTTCCCTACAGGTATGCATATTGCAGCTTACAAAAAAATTGTAGAAGTGACCATACCAGGTGTTACTCAGTTACGAGATACTCTTCAAAAAAAGGTAATTGAATTTAAAAATGTAGTTAAGATAGGTCGTACGCATTTAATGGATGCTACTCCCCTAACCTTAGGTCAAGAATTTTCTGGTTACGTATCTCAATTAGACCACGGTCTAAAAGCGTTGAACAATACACTGGCGCATTTAAGTGAATTAGCACTTGGAGGAACTGCGGTAGGTACTGGATTAAATACGCCAGAAGGATATGATGTTTTAGTAGCAAAGTATATTGCAGAATTTACAGGTTTACCTTTTATTACTGCAGAAAATAAGTTCGAAGCACTTGCTGCACATGATGCAATTGTTGAAAGTCACGGTGCATTAAAGCAATTGGCGGTTTCTTTAAATAAGATAGCGAATGATATTAGAATGATGGCATCAGGACCACGTTCAGGTATCGGTGAAATCATTATTCCTGCAAATGAGCCAGGTAGTTCGATTATGCCAGGAAAAGTAAATCCTACGCAATGTGAGGCTCTTACTATGGTATGTGCACAAGTTATGGGTAACGATGTTGCCATTAGCGTTGGTGGTACACAAGGGCACTACGAACTAAATGTATTTAAACCAATGATGGCTGCCAATATTTTACAATCGGCACAGTTAATTGGTGATGCTTGTGCAAGCTTTGAAGAGCACTGTGCAGCTGGCATTGAACCAAATCATGAAGTAATCAAGCAATTATTGAACAACTCATTGATGTTGGTTACCGCTTTAAATACTAAAATAGGATATTACAAAGCTGCAGAAATCGCAAACACTGCACATAAGAATGGTACAACCTTAAAAGTAGAAGCAATCAACTTAGGTTATGTTTCTGCAGAAGATTATGACGAATGGGTAAAACCAGAAAATATGGTTGGTAGTTTAAAAGACTAAAACCAAATTAGTAGAAATGAAAAATGGCGACCAATTGGTCGCCATTTTTTATATGTAATAAGGTAATCTTACTTCAACATGAATTTAGAAGTACCCAATAATTTTAATTGATCGTCATAAACGTTCACCATGTAATTACCATCTTTGAAATCACCAGAAGGCTTACTGATATAATCACATACATCTAAAGACTTGTTCTCAAAGTAGAAACCAGTTTGCTTACTGTAAGTAATTGAAGCTCCGTTATCGTTAGTCATAGAATTACTACCACCAAGAACATTACCTTGAGGATCTAATACCTCAATAAAAAACTCTCTATCACCAGCTTGTGCAATTACGTTATCAGCAACAGTAAAACAGATTTTAAACTTGTCAGTTGCTTTAGCTCTTTGTGTAGAAACTAATTTACCACTGTTACGTTCTTTTACTGCATCAACATTAAACTTAGATAAGTTCAAAGCAGAACCTTTTTCAACTACTTGAGCCAAGTTTGTGTTTTGTACTACTAAAGAATCATTAAAAACAGTTTGCTTTTCTAATTCCACATACGTACTATCACGTTGCATAGAAATTGCAGTATTTGAACGAGTCAACGAATCAACTTGCTTTAATAATTGTTGTCTTTCAGCTTTAAGAACACCAACTTGTCTTCTGTATCTAGATAAAGATCCGATATCAGCTTTCATAGTTCTTACAGAGTCGATATATTTTGCAATATTATCTCTCGCGCTTACTAATTCTTCGTTAGTTGCATTGCTCTCTAAAATAGCCTTGTCATATTCAGATTTTAAGCTATTTAAATCTTCTACTACCAATTCTTTCTCTTTAGAAAGAACAACTTCGGTCTTCTTTTTATCTTGGTAAAGACTTACTGTGTAAATGATAGTACCTAAAAGCACAACACCTAAAAGAGCGGTCAAAACTTTTAAGCCATTGTTGTTTTTTGTTTCAGTCATAATTGTAAATTTAATAAAGTGTCTGTTTGTTCAGTTTATATACGTGGTAATTCAAATTTTAGATTTTTTAATGTTAAAATAATTTCTAAACCTTGGCAAGGACTATATAATATGATATAACTTAGATGACATCTATAACATTAACTAGAAATCATGCTTACCATTGTACCTTACGAGCCTAAATATACTCAAAAGTTTAAAGACTTGAATATCGCTTGGATTACTGAGTATTTCAAGGTTGAAGCGAAAGATAAGGAGTTATTAGAACATAGTCAATCTACTATTATCGATAAAGGCGGATTTATCTTCATGGGATTATGGAATAATGAACCTGTAGGATGCTTTGCTTTGATAAAAAAGACCGATAATCGTTTTGAATTAGGTAAGATGGCGGTGGACAAAACGCATCACGGATTGCAGATAGGGCAAAAAATGCTAACCCATGCCATTAATTTTTCTAAAAATAAAAACTAGGAAACACTTGAACTATATTCTAGCACTAAATTAGATACCGCGCTGCATATATATAAGAAATTCGGATTTAAAAATATCCCTCTAGAAGATAATTTGGAGTACCTTCGATCCGATATTAAAATGGAACTAACACTTTAAACGTAACATAATGAGAATAAAAGAATTGCTTGTTTTACTATTCACTGTAACTATAGCTTTTTCATGTAAAGAAGTTAAGAAATCAGATACCGAGATTGATTCTTCAGCAGAAATTGAGGAAAACAAATCAGTAACCGATATCATTAAAGAGCGTAAATCTGATGAAATTGAAATCATACCTATAGAACATGCAACCGCTGTCATCGAATGGAACGATGTAGTCATCTACATTGACCCTACAGGAGGAGCTGCTTCATTTGAAGGTCAAAAAAACCCTACTTTAATACTGATTACAGACATACACGGTGATCATTTAAGTGCTGAAACCTTAGATGCTTTAGACACTTCAAATACCACATTTGTAGTACCACAGGCTGTTGCCGATGAGTTACCTAAAAAGTATGCTTCGCAATTAGAAATTATGGAAAATGGTACTAGCAAAAAATTAGCCGGAATTACAATCGAAGCAATACCTATGTATAACCTACGAAAAGAAGCGCTTAAATTTCATACAAAAGGTCGTGGCAATGGTTATGTTCTAAACATTGATAATGAGCGAATCTATTTTTCTGGTGATACTGAAGACATTCCTGAAATGCGTTCGTTAAAAAATATTGACAAAGCTTTTGTATGTATGAATTTACCATACACCATGACGGTTGAAAGCGCTGCTTCTGCAGTATTAGATTTCAAACCAAAGCAGGTATACCCATACCACTATAGAGGTAAACCAGATGTAAGCGATGTTGCTAAATTCAAACAATTGGTAGATGCAGGTAATCAAGATATTGAAGTAGTACAATTAGATTGGTACCCTAATGACGAATATTAATGTTAGCTGTTAGCTGTTAGCTGTTAGCTGTTAGCTGTTAGCTGTTAGCTGAAAATAAAAAAGCCCGCAATTGCGGGCTTTTTCTATATAAATATTTGATTATCTAATCAGCTTCTTGTACTTGATTCGTTTCGGCATTAGATCTCCGCCCAAACGTTTCTTTTTACTCTCTTCATAATCAGAGAAAGAACCTTCAAAGAAGTATACTTGAGAATCACCCTCAAAGGCTAAAATATGTGTGCAAATACGATCTAAGAACCATCTATCATGCGAAATTACTACTGCACAACCTGCAAAGTTTTCTAAACCTTCTTCTAAGGCACGTAATGTATTTACATCTAAATCATTGGTAGGCTCATCTAATAGAAGAACGTTTCCTTCTTCTTTTAATGTCATTGCTAGGTGTAAACGGTTACGCTCACCACCAGATAACATATTAACCTTTTTATTTTGCTCACTACCCGTAAAATTAAATCTACTTAAATAAGCACGAGAGTTCACCTGCTTACCGCCCATCATTACCATCTCTTGCTCATCACTGAAATTCTGCCAAATGGTTTTTTCAGGATCGATATTAGAGTGACTCTGATCAACATAAGCAATCTTGGCAGTTTCACCGGTTTCAAACTCACCTTTATCGGGAGTTTCTTCACCCATGATCATTCTAAAAATAGTGGTCTTACCAGCACCATTCGGACCAATAATACCAACAATACCAGCTTGTGGTAATTTAAAGTTCAAATCTTCGTAGAGTAATTTATCATCAAAAGCTTTACTAACTCCTTTTGCTTCAATTACATTGGTACCCAAACGAGGTCCGTTCGGAATATAAATTTCAAGTTTTTCATCAAGCTGTTTTTGATCTTGACTCATTAACTTATCGTAATTATTAAGACGAGCTTTCTGTTTTGTCTGTCTTCCTTTTGCACCTTGACGTACCCATTCAAGCTCTCGCTCTAAAGTTTTCTGTCTTTTAGAAGCCGTTTTACTCTCTTGAGCCATACGCTTCGATTTTTGATCTAACCAAGAAGAGTAGTTTCCTTTCCAAGGAATACCTTCTCCTCTATCCAATTCAAGAATCCATCCGGCAACATTATCCAAGAAATATCTATCGTGCGTTACGGCAATTACAGTTCCTTTATATTGTGCTAAATGATGCTCTAACCAATGTACAGATTCTGCATCTAAGTGGTTGGTAGGTTCATCTAATAATAAGATCTCAGGCTCTTGAAGCAATAATCTACATAAAGCAACCCTTCTTCTTTCACCACCTGATAGTACAGCAATCTTCTTATCCGGCTCTGGCGTACGTAAAGCATCCATGGCAATTTCTAACTTGGTATCTAATTCCCAAGCATTGGCAGCATCAATTTTATCTTGTAATACAGCTTGTTGATCCATCAACTTCTGCATTTTGTCAGGATTCTCATAAACTTCTGGGAGTCCGAACATGTCGTTTATCTTATTGTACTCATCAAGAATAGCAACAGTTTCTGCTACACCTTCTTTTACAATCTCTAAAACGGTTTTGTTTTCATCCAATTCTGGTTCTTGCTCTAAGTACCCGACATTGTAACCAGGAGAGAAAACAACATCACCTTGAAAGTTTTTATCGACTCCTGCAATGATTTTCAGTAATGTAGACTTACCAGAACCGTTTAAACCTAAGATACCGATCTTGGCACCATAGAAAAAACTTAGGTATATGTTCTTTAAAACTGGGGTATTCGCATTTTTATAGGTTTTCGTAACTCCTGACATGGAGAAGATTACCTTCTTATCGTCTGACATAAAATTATAGTGTTTAGTGAAATATTAAAGCTTACCAGAAAAATTCACTGGTGGCAATAAAATATATTATACTCTACCTTTAAGTGCATTAAACACCCAAGCAATAGCAAAAAAGCCTATACCTACAGATGCAAAACCCCACCCTGCAACATCATCATAGCGAAAAGCACCTAATGCAATTAGAGCTAGACCTACAAAAATCATAATAAAAGTTGCCCAAGAGAGCACGGTATTCTTGTTCATTTTCGAATCAATTAAAAATTAAGCGAACATCAAATATCGTAAATTTTAAGATATTTGTCCACTATTACCCCTGCTATTATTCAAACGGGAACACAATTCCTGTTTTTTCACGAACGGAATCCATAATCTCAA harbors:
- a CDS encoding MBL fold metallo-hydrolase, with the protein product MRIKELLVLLFTVTIAFSCKEVKKSDTEIDSSAEIEENKSVTDIIKERKSDEIEIIPIEHATAVIEWNDVVIYIDPTGGAASFEGQKNPTLILITDIHGDHLSAETLDALDTSNTTFVVPQAVADELPKKYASQLEIMENGTSKKLAGITIEAIPMYNLRKEALKFHTKGRGNGYVLNIDNERIYFSGDTEDIPEMRSLKNIDKAFVCMNLPYTMTVESAASAVLDFKPKQVYPYHYRGKPDVSDVAKFKQLVDAGNQDIEVVQLDWYPNDEY
- the ettA gene encoding energy-dependent translational throttle protein EttA, with product MSDDKKVIFSMSGVTKTYKNANTPVLKNIYLSFFYGAKIGILGLNGSGKSTLLKIIAGVDKNFQGDVVFSPGYNVGYLEQEPELDENKTVLEIVKEGVAETVAILDEYNKINDMFGLPEVYENPDKMQKLMDQQAVLQDKIDAANAWELDTKLEIAMDALRTPEPDKKIAVLSGGERRRVALCRLLLQEPEILLLDEPTNHLDAESVHWLEHHLAQYKGTVIAVTHDRYFLDNVAGWILELDRGEGIPWKGNYSSWLDQKSKRMAQESKTASKRQKTLERELEWVRQGAKGRQTKQKARLNNYDKLMSQDQKQLDEKLEIYIPNGPRLGTNVIEAKGVSKAFDDKLLYEDLNFKLPQAGIVGIIGPNGAGKTTIFRMIMGEETPDKGEFETGETAKIAYVDQSHSNIDPEKTIWQNFSDEQEMVMMGGKQVNSRAYLSRFNFTGSEQNKKVNMLSGGERNRLHLAMTLKEEGNVLLLDEPTNDLDVNTLRALEEGLENFAGCAVVISHDRWFLDRICTHILAFEGDSQVYFFEGSFSDYEESKKKRLGGDLMPKRIKYKKLIR
- the fumC gene encoding class II fumarate hydratase yields the protein MKFRIEKDTMGNVEVPKDKYWGAQTERSRNNFKIGPIASMPLDIVYGFAYLKKSAAYANCELGVLAAEKRDLIAQVCEEILEGKLDDQFPLVIWQTGSGTQSNMNVNEVVANRAHEIAGKVIGEGEKTIQPNDDVNKSQSSNDTFPTGMHIAAYKKIVEVTIPGVTQLRDTLQKKVIEFKNVVKIGRTHLMDATPLTLGQEFSGYVSQLDHGLKALNNTLAHLSELALGGTAVGTGLNTPEGYDVLVAKYIAEFTGLPFITAENKFEALAAHDAIVESHGALKQLAVSLNKIANDIRMMASGPRSGIGEIIIPANEPGSSIMPGKVNPTQCEALTMVCAQVMGNDVAISVGGTQGHYELNVFKPMMAANILQSAQLIGDACASFEEHCAAGIEPNHEVIKQLLNNSLMLVTALNTKIGYYKAAEIANTAHKNGTTLKVEAINLGYVSAEDYDEWVKPENMVGSLKD
- a CDS encoding GNAT family N-acetyltransferase, whose translation is MLTIVPYEPKYTQKFKDLNIAWITEYFKVEAKDKELLEHSQSTIIDKGGFIFMGLWNNEPVGCFALIKKTDNRFELGKMAVDKTHHGLQIGQKMLTHAINFSKNKN
- a CDS encoding CAL67264 family membrane protein, which encodes MNKNTVLSWATFIMIFVGLALIALGAFRYDDVAGWGFASVGIGFFAIAWVFNALKGRV